In Xanthomonas theicola, a single genomic region encodes these proteins:
- a CDS encoding S1/P1 nuclease, translating into MEPSLLLNAALAATIAAVPSAAFAWGPLGHRLVADLADSRLTPQARAQVRQLLQDEPEPTLAGVANWADQLREHDPKLGKRSAAWHYVNLAEDDCHYEQTRDCPDGNCVVEALRRQAAILADRSQPQAARTQALKFVVHFAGDIQQPLHAGYAHDRGANTVQIQFEGKGSNLHALWDSGLLRSRGLDEAHYLAQLQTQPLPASAPGGSVLPPPAAAWAEASCRIVLRPGFYPPGATLPPDYVATWRPVAEAQVRQAGADLAATLNTALGK; encoded by the coding sequence ATGGAACCTTCTCTGCTCCTCAACGCCGCGCTCGCCGCGACGATCGCCGCCGTGCCGTCCGCCGCCTTCGCCTGGGGTCCGCTGGGCCATCGCCTGGTCGCCGACCTGGCCGATTCCCGACTCACCCCGCAGGCGCGCGCGCAAGTGCGCCAACTGCTGCAGGACGAGCCCGAGCCGACCCTTGCCGGCGTGGCCAACTGGGCCGACCAACTGCGCGAACACGACCCGAAGCTGGGCAAGCGCAGCGCCGCCTGGCACTACGTCAACCTGGCCGAGGACGACTGCCACTACGAGCAGACCCGCGACTGCCCCGACGGCAACTGCGTGGTGGAAGCGCTGCGCCGCCAGGCCGCGATCCTCGCCGACCGCAGCCAGCCGCAGGCGGCTCGGACCCAGGCGCTGAAGTTCGTGGTGCATTTCGCCGGCGACATCCAGCAGCCGCTGCACGCCGGCTATGCCCACGACAGGGGCGCCAACACTGTCCAGATCCAATTCGAGGGCAAGGGCAGCAACCTGCATGCGCTGTGGGACAGCGGCCTGCTGCGCAGCCGTGGCCTGGACGAAGCGCACTACCTTGCGCAACTGCAGACGCAACCGCTGCCGGCGTCGGCGCCAGGCGGCAGCGTGCTGCCGCCGCCGGCCGCCGCCTGGGCCGAAGCCTCGTGCCGGATCGTGCTGCGCCCGGGCTTCTACCCGCCCGGCGCCACCCTGCCGCCGGACTACGTGGCGACCTGGCGCCCGGTCGCCGAGGCGCAAGTGCGCCAGGCCGGCGCGGATCTGGCCGCCACGCTGAACACTGCGCTGGGCAAGTAA